A genome region from Sphingobium sp. CR2-8 includes the following:
- a CDS encoding TraB/GumN family protein, with protein sequence MSIFRSLPRLLAAALLLIGAGAQARPAPSAPAVATPALWAVQDADTTIYLFGTVHVMKPDIDWFHGDVKRAFDRSDQLVLEIIEPDDPSAIATAMAGMAMAKDGVKLSDRLTPEARTRYQAAMDANGLPWRTFDMFNPWIGGLALSVAPLERLGYKNDLGAEKILRGAAQGAGKTVDALETVEQQVGFFASLPMEQQVEFLNATVDGLPEMESEFGDLLRYWQAGQPDRLAKSMNKSLEATPELAQVLLTGRNAHWAQWIKARLAQPGTVFVAVGAGHLAGKGSVQDQLQALGLRARRIRNVKP encoded by the coding sequence ATGAGCATCTTTCGATCCCTCCCCCGCCTGCTGGCCGCCGCCCTGCTGCTGATCGGCGCGGGTGCGCAGGCGCGCCCTGCCCCGTCCGCCCCCGCTGTCGCGACACCCGCGCTCTGGGCGGTGCAGGACGCGGACACCACCATCTATCTGTTCGGCACGGTTCATGTGATGAAGCCGGACATCGACTGGTTTCACGGCGATGTGAAGCGCGCCTTCGACCGGTCGGACCAACTGGTGCTAGAAATCATCGAGCCGGACGATCCCAGCGCGATCGCGACGGCGATGGCCGGAATGGCGATGGCGAAGGACGGGGTGAAGCTGTCCGACCGGCTGACCCCGGAAGCGCGCACCCGATATCAGGCGGCGATGGATGCCAATGGCCTGCCTTGGCGGACGTTCGACATGTTCAACCCGTGGATAGGCGGCCTGGCCCTGTCCGTCGCGCCGCTGGAGCGGCTGGGCTACAAGAATGATCTGGGCGCGGAGAAGATTTTGCGCGGCGCGGCGCAGGGTGCGGGGAAGACAGTCGATGCGCTGGAAACGGTGGAGCAGCAGGTCGGCTTCTTCGCGAGCCTGCCGATGGAACAGCAGGTCGAGTTCCTGAACGCCACCGTCGATGGCCTGCCGGAGATGGAGAGCGAATTTGGCGATCTGCTCCGATACTGGCAGGCGGGACAGCCCGACAGGCTGGCGAAGTCCATGAACAAATCGCTCGAAGCAACCCCCGAACTGGCGCAGGTGCTGCTGACCGGGCGTAACGCCCATTGGGCGCAGTGGATCAAGGCGCGACTGGCGCAGCCCGGCACGGTCTTCGTCGCAGTGGGCGCGGGCCATTTGGCGGGCAAGGGCAGCGTGCAGGATCAGTTGCAGGCGTTGGGCCTGCGCGCGCGCCGCATCCGGAATGTGAAACCATGA
- a CDS encoding HD-GYP domain-containing protein, whose product MLVDVSPDEIAMGMYVHGFKGSWLHHPFWRAKFLVDDDRVLERIRSSTVDAVIIDIEKGAGAASPATSPHVATVQVESIARPSRPYRRPDRQPPYQRDPDSIEVERARTIIARGKRLVLRLFDDARLGTLSMSNEIVGLVEEISASLERSRTTLISIARLKTKDEYTYLHSVAVCALMMNFGRQLGMDEAEIRDLGIAGLFHDVGKMAVPIDLLNKAGKLSDEEFAQMKRHTAAGHDLLKACDKVPSVALDVALHHHERMDGTGYPDGLRGNAFSLAARMGAICDIYDALTSDRIYKEAWTPADAISRMRGWTDHLDQDLLFSFMQSITVYPPGMLVRLRSNRLGIILPNGRRASRPRARAFYAIADGTFIAAQDVALSDSLNTDQAMAAAVPAHWPIGDWTSLQAHLLAGSYVPPG is encoded by the coding sequence TTGCTGGTTGACGTGTCGCCGGACGAGATTGCGATGGGCATGTATGTGCATGGCTTCAAGGGAAGCTGGCTCCATCATCCTTTCTGGCGCGCGAAATTTCTGGTCGACGACGACCGGGTTCTGGAACGGATCAGGTCCAGCACGGTCGACGCGGTGATCATCGATATCGAGAAGGGCGCTGGCGCGGCGAGTCCCGCAACCTCGCCCCATGTGGCTACCGTTCAGGTCGAAAGCATCGCTCGCCCTTCCAGACCCTATAGACGTCCCGACAGGCAACCCCCTTACCAGCGCGACCCGGACAGCATCGAAGTGGAACGCGCGCGTACGATCATCGCCAGGGGCAAGCGGCTGGTCCTGCGCCTGTTCGATGATGCGCGGCTCGGCACATTGTCCATGTCGAACGAGATTGTCGGCCTGGTGGAGGAGATATCCGCCTCGCTCGAACGCAGCCGCACCACGCTGATCAGCATCGCCCGGCTCAAGACCAAGGACGAATATACCTATCTGCATTCCGTCGCCGTCTGTGCGCTGATGATGAATTTCGGGCGGCAACTGGGCATGGATGAAGCCGAAATACGCGACCTGGGCATTGCGGGCCTGTTTCACGATGTGGGCAAAATGGCGGTGCCGATCGACCTGCTGAATAAGGCGGGCAAGCTGTCGGACGAAGAATTCGCCCAGATGAAGCGGCACACGGCTGCGGGGCATGATCTGCTCAAGGCCTGCGACAAGGTGCCGTCTGTCGCGCTGGACGTGGCGCTGCATCATCATGAGCGTATGGACGGCACCGGTTATCCGGACGGGCTGCGGGGCAACGCCTTCTCCCTTGCCGCGCGCATGGGCGCGATCTGTGACATTTACGATGCCCTGACGTCGGACCGCATCTACAAGGAAGCCTGGACACCGGCGGACGCGATAAGCCGGATGCGCGGGTGGACCGACCATCTCGACCAGGATCTGCTCTTTTCCTTCATGCAGAGCATCACCGTCTATCCACCGGGCATGCTGGTGCGCCTGCGATCGAACCGGCTGGGCATCATCCTGCCGAACGGCAGGCGGGCAAGCCGACCGCGCGCCCGCGCCTTCTATGCCATAGCGGACGGCACGTTCATCGCCGCGCAGGACGTGGCGCTATCCGACAGCCTGAACACGGATCAGGCGATGGCGGCGGCGGTGCCCGCACATTGGCCGATCGGCGATTGGACCAGCTTGCAGGCGCATCTGCTGGCCGGGAGCTATGTTCCGCCCGGTTGA
- a CDS encoding glycine--tRNA ligase subunit alpha, producing the protein MAEGKVLSFQDLILTLHAYWGKQGCVILQPYDMEVGAGTFHPATTLRALGPQPWNAAYVQPSRRPTDGRYGENPNRLQHYYQYQVIMKPSPANLQELYLGSLVEIGIDPLVHDIRFVEDDWESPTLGAWGLGWEVWCDGMEVTQFTYFQQMGGYDCKPVAGELTYGLERLAMYIQGVDSVYDLKFNDAGVTYGDVFLENEKQMSKWNFEVADTDKLFRWFKDCQSEWGQCIDKGVPLAAYDQAIKASHVFNLLQARGVISVQERASYMGQVRDMAKGSCEAWIASNADQWTAQYPGWTA; encoded by the coding sequence GTGGCCGAAGGCAAAGTGCTTTCCTTCCAGGACCTGATCCTGACCCTCCATGCCTATTGGGGGAAACAGGGCTGTGTCATCCTGCAACCCTATGACATGGAAGTCGGCGCGGGCACCTTCCACCCCGCGACGACGCTGCGCGCGCTCGGGCCGCAGCCGTGGAACGCCGCCTATGTCCAGCCCAGCCGCCGCCCGACCGACGGCCGCTATGGCGAAAACCCCAACCGGCTCCAGCATTATTACCAATATCAGGTGATCATGAAGCCCAGCCCGGCGAACCTGCAGGAACTCTATCTGGGCAGCCTGGTGGAAATCGGCATCGATCCCTTGGTCCACGATATCCGTTTCGTGGAGGATGACTGGGAAAGCCCGACGCTGGGCGCCTGGGGCCTGGGCTGGGAAGTCTGGTGCGACGGCATGGAAGTCACCCAGTTCACTTATTTCCAGCAGATGGGCGGCTATGACTGCAAGCCGGTCGCGGGCGAACTGACCTACGGCCTCGAACGCCTCGCCATGTATATCCAGGGCGTCGACAGCGTCTACGACCTCAAATTCAACGATGCGGGCGTCACCTATGGCGACGTATTCCTCGAAAATGAGAAACAGATGTCGAAATGGAATTTCGAGGTCGCCGACACGGACAAGCTGTTCCGCTGGTTCAAGGATTGCCAGTCCGAATGGGGCCAGTGCATCGACAAGGGCGTCCCGCTCGCCGCCTATGACCAGGCGATCAAGGCCAGCCATGTGTTCAACCTGCTCCAGGCCCGCGGCGTGATTTCCGTGCAGGAACGCGCCAGCTATATGGGCCAGGTGCGCGACATGGCGAAGGGCAGTTGCGAAGCCTGGATCGCCAGCAACGCCGACCAATGGACCGCGCAATATCCGGGGTGGACCGCGTGA
- the pth gene encoding aminoacyl-tRNA hydrolase: protein MQIWAGLGNPGAQYAMHRHNVGFMVADVIADLYRFSPRKKQFQGWVQEGRIGPEKIILLQPATFMNESGRSVGDAMRFYKLTPQDVSVFHDELDLAPMKVKVKRGGGNAGHNGLRSIDTHIGNDFRRVRIGIGHPGHKDKVHGYVLGNYHKSEMDALAHMLGAIGAEAEWLAKNDDARFMNDVASRLQDD, encoded by the coding sequence ATGCAGATCTGGGCCGGCCTGGGCAATCCGGGCGCGCAATATGCGATGCATCGGCATAATGTGGGCTTCATGGTCGCGGACGTGATCGCCGACCTGTATCGCTTTTCGCCGCGGAAGAAGCAGTTCCAGGGCTGGGTGCAGGAAGGGCGGATCGGTCCCGAGAAGATCATCCTGCTGCAACCCGCAACCTTCATGAACGAAAGCGGGCGATCGGTGGGCGATGCGATGCGCTTCTACAAGCTGACACCGCAGGACGTGAGCGTCTTCCACGACGAACTCGACCTGGCGCCGATGAAGGTCAAGGTGAAGCGTGGCGGCGGCAATGCCGGGCATAACGGCCTGCGATCGATCGACACGCATATCGGGAATGATTTCCGTCGCGTGCGCATCGGCATCGGTCATCCGGGTCATAAGGACAAGGTTCATGGCTACGTCCTGGGCAATTATCACAAGAGCGAGATGGATGCCTTGGCGCACATGCTGGGTGCGATCGGCGCGGAGGCCGAGTGGCTGGCGAAGAATGACGACGCCCGTTTCATGAATGATGTCGCCAGTCGACTGCAAGACGACTGA
- a CDS encoding TraB/GumN family protein, giving the protein MMRAVTRLLAFFALTLVAACGQEPAPAPKVQAGPALWQVQRGALNGWLFGTIHVLPKGVAWDTPTIKEAMTAADRLVLEAQDLQDEQKTLSLFEAMGRSPGLPPLERRVPDTEKAALDKALADGGTSSQALSGYESWAAAMLLSAASQQSLKVSQDDGVEPVLIATFKQAGKPIGGLETVERQFAAFDTLPEAAQSRLLVQTIHEAKGMKALYDRILTAWSKGDMDAIAKEDQIGEQPDPVVEDAILVARNRDWVKAIAPMKGRPFIAVGAGHLTGRDNLITLLEAKGYKVTRVQ; this is encoded by the coding sequence ATGATGCGCGCCGTCACGCGCCTGCTGGCTTTCTTCGCTCTGACGCTGGTCGCTGCCTGCGGACAGGAGCCGGCGCCAGCGCCCAAGGTGCAGGCTGGCCCGGCCCTCTGGCAGGTGCAGCGTGGGGCGCTGAACGGCTGGCTGTTCGGGACCATCCATGTCCTGCCCAAGGGCGTGGCCTGGGATACCCCGACGATCAAGGAGGCCATGACCGCAGCGGACCGGCTGGTGCTGGAAGCCCAAGATTTGCAGGACGAACAGAAGACCTTGTCCCTGTTCGAGGCGATGGGCCGCAGCCCGGGCCTGCCGCCGCTGGAACGGCGTGTGCCGGACACGGAAAAGGCAGCATTGGACAAAGCGTTGGCCGATGGCGGGACCAGCAGCCAGGCGCTGTCAGGCTATGAAAGCTGGGCGGCCGCGATGCTGCTGTCCGCCGCCAGCCAGCAATCGCTGAAAGTCAGTCAGGATGACGGCGTGGAGCCGGTGCTGATCGCGACATTCAAACAGGCGGGCAAGCCCATCGGCGGGCTGGAGACGGTGGAGCGACAGTTCGCCGCCTTCGACACGCTGCCGGAAGCGGCGCAATCGCGCCTGCTGGTCCAGACCATCCATGAAGCCAAGGGCATGAAGGCGCTGTACGACCGTATCCTGACCGCCTGGTCGAAGGGCGACATGGATGCGATCGCGAAGGAAGACCAGATCGGCGAGCAGCCCGATCCGGTGGTCGAGGACGCGATATTGGTCGCGCGCAACCGCGACTGGGTGAAGGCGATCGCGCCGATGAAGGGGCGGCCGTTCATCGCGGTGGGCGCGGGCCATCTGACGGGCCGGGACAATCTGATCACGCTGCTGGAAGCCAAAGGCTATAAGGTGACGCGGGTGCAGTAA
- a CDS encoding alpha-D-glucose phosphate-specific phosphoglucomutase, which translates to MVPIQTVSTTPFDDQKPGTSGLRKKVRVFQQPHYAENFVQSVFDSLDGFAGQTLVVGGDGRYLNREVIQIVLKMAAANGFGRVIVGQGGILSTPAASHLIRSFGAFGGLILSASHNPGGPDEDFGIKYNIGNGGPAPEKVTDAIAARSLVIDSYKILDAADVDIDTIGTGTMGAMAVEVVDPVAAYAELMESLFDFAAIRAQIKGGFTLAFDSMSAVTGPYAVEIFERRLGAPAGTVMNGTPLPDFGHHHPDPNLVHAKELYDRMMAADAPDFGAASDGDGDRNLIIGRHSYVTPSDSLAVLAANAHLAPGYAAGLKGIARSMPTSGAADRVAEKLGVPLYETPTGWKFFGNLLDAGMATICGEESAGTGSDHVREKDGIWAVLLWLNILAVRQQSVAAIMADHWATYGRNYYARHDYEAIAKDRADALMAALRGKLSALPGTTNSGGTVQSADDFAYVDPTDQSVSNHQGVRILFEDGSRIVFRLSGTGTQGATLRVYIERFVGPDGALGLETGEALAPLIAAAQEVADIAGFTGMDTPSVIT; encoded by the coding sequence ATGGTGCCGATCCAGACCGTTTCGACAACGCCTTTCGACGACCAGAAGCCCGGCACGTCGGGCCTGCGCAAGAAGGTCCGCGTGTTTCAGCAGCCCCATTATGCGGAAAATTTCGTCCAGTCGGTGTTCGACAGCCTGGACGGCTTTGCCGGGCAGACGCTGGTGGTGGGCGGAGACGGCCGCTACCTCAACCGTGAAGTCATCCAGATCGTCCTCAAGATGGCGGCCGCCAATGGCTTTGGCCGGGTGATCGTGGGCCAGGGCGGCATATTGTCCACCCCCGCCGCGTCGCACCTGATCCGGTCGTTCGGCGCGTTCGGGGGCCTGATCCTGTCGGCCAGCCACAATCCGGGCGGGCCGGACGAGGATTTCGGGATCAAATATAATATCGGCAATGGTGGCCCCGCGCCGGAGAAGGTGACGGATGCGATCGCCGCACGATCACTGGTCATCGACAGCTACAAGATACTGGACGCCGCCGATGTCGATATCGACACGATCGGAACCGGCACGATGGGGGCTATGGCGGTCGAGGTGGTCGATCCGGTTGCGGCCTATGCCGAGCTGATGGAAAGCCTGTTCGATTTCGCGGCGATCCGCGCGCAGATCAAAGGCGGCTTCACCCTGGCCTTCGATTCGATGAGCGCCGTGACCGGTCCCTATGCGGTCGAGATTTTCGAGCGGCGCCTGGGCGCGCCCGCTGGCACGGTGATGAACGGGACGCCGCTTCCCGATTTCGGTCATCATCATCCCGATCCGAACCTGGTCCACGCCAAAGAGCTGTATGACCGGATGATGGCCGCCGACGCGCCCGATTTCGGCGCGGCGTCGGACGGCGATGGCGACCGCAACCTTATCATCGGGCGGCACAGCTATGTGACGCCGTCGGATTCGCTCGCCGTGCTGGCGGCCAATGCCCATCTTGCGCCGGGCTATGCGGCCGGCCTCAAGGGCATCGCGCGCTCCATGCCGACCAGCGGCGCGGCCGACCGGGTCGCAGAAAAGCTGGGCGTGCCGCTTTATGAGACGCCCACGGGCTGGAAATTCTTCGGCAATCTACTCGATGCCGGCATGGCGACCATCTGCGGCGAGGAAAGCGCGGGCACCGGGTCGGACCATGTGCGCGAGAAGGACGGCATCTGGGCGGTGCTGCTTTGGCTCAATATCCTGGCCGTGCGGCAGCAGAGCGTCGCGGCGATCATGGCCGATCACTGGGCGACCTATGGCCGCAACTATTATGCCCGCCACGATTATGAGGCGATCGCCAAGGATCGCGCTGACGCCCTGATGGCGGCGCTGCGCGGCAAATTATCCGCCCTGCCCGGCACGACCAACAGCGGCGGCACGGTGCAAAGCGCCGACGATTTCGCCTATGTCGATCCCACCGATCAGTCGGTCAGCAACCATCAGGGCGTCCGGATCCTGTTCGAGGACGGATCGCGCATCGTGTTCCGTCTGTCCGGCACGGGCACGCAGGGCGCGACGCTGCGTGTCTATATCGAACGCTTTGTTGGCCCGGATGGCGCGTTGGGGTTGGAGACGGGCGAAGCGCTCGCCCCGCTGATCGCGGCTGCGCAGGAAGTGGCCGATATCGCTGGGTTCACCGGAATGGACACGCCCAGCGTGATCACCTGA
- a CDS encoding 50S ribosomal protein L25/general stress protein Ctc — translation MSEQLTLSAEARDRAGKGASRALRREGRVPAVIYGMNEEPLSIHVEEKLLNKQLGTGHFFNSVIMVEVGGKTVRTLAKDVAFHPVSDRPLHADFLRVSEHATVHVHVPVRFENEDASPGLKKGGVLNIVAHDIELEVDAAEIPDEVVVDLTGLEVGNSLHISAVTLPKGTKALHADTDFSIATVVAPSALKSAEGEADAEEAVEGE, via the coding sequence ATGAGCGAGCAGCTTACGCTGTCGGCCGAGGCACGCGATCGGGCAGGCAAGGGAGCCTCCCGCGCCCTCCGCCGTGAGGGCCGCGTACCCGCCGTCATCTATGGAATGAACGAAGAACCCCTGTCGATCCATGTCGAGGAAAAGCTCCTCAACAAGCAGCTCGGCACCGGCCACTTCTTCAATTCGGTCATCATGGTCGAAGTCGGCGGCAAGACCGTCCGCACCCTCGCCAAGGACGTGGCCTTCCACCCCGTCAGTGACCGTCCGCTGCACGCCGATTTCCTGCGCGTGTCCGAACATGCCACCGTTCACGTCCATGTGCCCGTGCGCTTCGAAAATGAAGACGCCTCGCCTGGCCTGAAGAAGGGCGGCGTTCTGAACATCGTCGCGCACGACATCGAACTGGAAGTCGATGCCGCCGAAATCCCCGACGAAGTCGTGGTCGACCTGACCGGCCTGGAAGTGGGCAATTCGCTGCACATCAGCGCCGTCACCCTGCCCAAGGGCACGAAGGCCCTGCACGCGGACACCGACTTCTCGATCGCGACCGTCGTCGCCCCGTCGGCGCTCAAGAGCGCCGAAGGCGAAGCGGACGCTGAGGAAGCCGTCGAGGGCGAATAA
- the glyS gene encoding glycine--tRNA ligase subunit beta — MTDFLLELRCEEIPARMQIKASEDLARLFTEELAKAGLKAAAIERFVTPRRLALIARGLPLETAAVSEEFKGPRTSAPAQALEGFLRKTGLTQDQLEDRDGVWFAVVNKPGRATIDVLAQAVPAVIRAFPWPKSMRWGTASQTTESLRWVRPLKGIVAILGEQLVEITVDGIASSYTTLGHRFHHAGDITIGGADDYVEKLRACHVIVSHEERQVIIEAKASEAAAAQGYSVIEDRGLIAENAGLTEWPVPLLGDFDPAFLEVPPEVIQLTLRINQKYFVLRDADGKLAPAFICTANIEAKDGGAAIVAGNRKVLAARLSDARFFWEQDRKTRLADHAKKLERITFHEKLGTVADKVERVAKLARWLVEEGIITPSITANPTPTVTPAPTVTPAQAGVAGGNAPTPEMPAYAGMTKVELADLAEQAARLAKADLVTEMVGEFPELQGIMGGYYARAEGLPDAVADAIRDHYRPVGQGDDVPTAPVTVAVSLADKLDTLVGFFGIEQGPTGSKDPFALRRAALSILRLLENNGLRLNLKKVHAFALSDHVYRHVFLNTKALADVDAQTLAKFGLDPSRVTETEWQAANLSRPEIKSFVGAFAASDVPFLDFFADRLKVQQREAGVRHDLIDAVFALGGEDDLVRLLARVHALQSFVATDDGANLLAGYKRAANILKKEAPAPSVTPAQAGVSGGGAQTLEMPASAGMTNVVLSYTPEKAEADLIAALDTAEPHAAQAVASEDFEGAMAALAMLRAPIDVFFETVTVNDDDPVKRTTRLAVLARVRDAVHKVADFSKITG, encoded by the coding sequence GTGACGGATTTCCTCCTCGAACTGCGCTGCGAAGAAATCCCCGCGCGTATGCAGATAAAGGCCAGCGAAGACCTCGCCCGGCTCTTCACCGAAGAACTGGCGAAGGCGGGCCTTAAGGCCGCCGCGATCGAACGCTTCGTCACGCCCCGCCGCCTGGCGCTGATCGCCCGCGGCCTGCCGCTCGAAACCGCGGCGGTCAGCGAGGAGTTTAAAGGCCCGCGCACCTCCGCACCCGCGCAGGCGCTTGAAGGCTTTCTGCGCAAGACCGGCCTGACGCAGGACCAGCTGGAGGATCGCGACGGCGTCTGGTTCGCCGTCGTCAACAAGCCCGGCCGCGCCACGATCGACGTGTTGGCGCAAGCCGTGCCAGCGGTCATCCGCGCCTTCCCCTGGCCCAAATCGATGCGCTGGGGCACCGCCAGCCAGACGACCGAAAGCCTGCGCTGGGTCCGCCCGTTGAAGGGCATCGTCGCAATCCTGGGCGAACAGCTGGTCGAGATCACGGTCGACGGCATCGCGTCGAGCTACACGACGCTCGGCCATCGCTTCCACCACGCCGGCGACATCACCATCGGCGGCGCGGATGACTATGTCGAAAAACTGCGCGCCTGCCATGTGATCGTCAGCCATGAGGAACGGCAGGTCATCATCGAGGCGAAGGCGAGCGAAGCCGCCGCCGCGCAGGGCTATAGCGTGATCGAGGACAGGGGCCTGATCGCCGAAAATGCGGGCCTCACCGAATGGCCGGTGCCGCTGCTGGGCGATTTCGACCCCGCTTTCCTGGAAGTGCCGCCCGAAGTCATCCAGCTGACGCTGCGCATCAACCAGAAATATTTCGTGCTGCGCGATGCGGACGGGAAACTGGCTCCTGCCTTCATCTGCACCGCCAATATCGAGGCGAAGGATGGCGGTGCAGCGATCGTCGCGGGCAACCGCAAGGTGCTGGCCGCCCGCCTGAGCGACGCCCGCTTCTTCTGGGAGCAGGACCGCAAGACGCGGCTCGCCGACCATGCAAAGAAGCTGGAACGCATCACCTTCCACGAGAAACTGGGCACCGTCGCCGACAAGGTGGAGCGGGTCGCCAAGCTGGCGCGATGGTTGGTCGAAGAGGGGATCATCACGCCATCCATAACCGCGAACCCAACCCCCACCGTCACCCCGGCCCCCACCGTCACCCCAGCGCAGGCTGGGGTCGCAGGCGGCAACGCGCCAACGCCTGAGATGCCAGCCTACGCTGGCATGACGAAAGTTGAGTTGGCCGACCTCGCCGAACAGGCCGCCCGCCTCGCCAAGGCCGATCTCGTCACCGAAATGGTCGGCGAGTTCCCGGAACTCCAAGGCATCATGGGCGGCTATTACGCTCGCGCCGAAGGCCTGCCCGATGCCGTCGCCGACGCCATCCGCGACCATTACAGGCCTGTCGGGCAGGGCGATGATGTGCCTACCGCGCCGGTGACGGTGGCGGTGAGTTTAGCGGATAAGCTGGATACGCTGGTCGGTTTCTTCGGTATCGAGCAGGGGCCGACCGGATCGAAAGACCCATTCGCGCTGCGTCGCGCAGCCCTTTCCATCTTGCGGCTGTTGGAAAACAATGGGCTGCGATTGAACCTCAAAAAGGTGCACGCCTTCGCGCTGAGCGACCATGTCTATCGACATGTGTTCCTGAATACCAAGGCGCTAGCCGATGTCGACGCGCAGACGCTGGCAAAATTCGGTCTGGACCCATCGCGGGTGACGGAAACGGAATGGCAGGCCGCCAATCTGTCCCGGCCGGAAATCAAATCATTCGTCGGCGCATTTGCCGCGTCGGACGTGCCGTTTCTCGACTTTTTCGCCGACCGCCTCAAGGTCCAGCAACGCGAAGCGGGCGTGCGCCACGACTTGATCGACGCGGTGTTCGCGCTCGGCGGCGAGGATGACCTCGTCCGCCTGCTCGCCCGGGTCCACGCGCTCCAGTCCTTCGTCGCGACCGACGATGGCGCCAACCTGCTCGCAGGATACAAGCGCGCCGCGAACATCCTAAAGAAGGAAGCGCCCGCCCCATCCGTCACCCCAGCGCAGGCTGGGGTCTCAGGCGGAGGCGCGCAAACGCTTGAGATGCCAGCCTCCGCTGGCATGACGAATGTGGTCCTGTCCTACACCCCGGAAAAGGCCGAAGCTGACCTCATCGCCGCGCTCGACACTGCCGAACCGCACGCGGCGCAAGCCGTCGCGTCGGAAGATTTCGAGGGCGCCATGGCAGCTCTTGCGATGCTGCGCGCGCCGATCGATGTCTTCTTTGAAACGGTCACGGTCAATGACGACGACCCGGTGAAGCGTACAACTCGCCTCGCTGTGTTGGCGCGGGTGCGGGACGCGGTGCATAAGGTCGCCGACTTCTCGAAAATTACGGGATAG